The Campylobacter curvus genome includes the window GGCGTTTGAGAGTGTCGGAGTGGCGAGCATGACTTCAAATTTAGAGATGAGGTCGTAAAATTTCTTCGCCCAGCCTTGGCAGTCAAGCTCGTTTTGTGCGAGGAACATTGCAATCGCCATAAACATCTGCTGTGGAAGCTCGATGGGTACGCCGTTTTTGTCCTTGATGAGGTAGCGATCAAAGAGAGTTTTGATGCCTAGATATGCAAACTGCAAGTCGCGCTCGGGGCGGATGTATGCGTTTAGATCGTCGAGATCGTATTTTTCTTTGAGCCCTGCGATGATGCGTCCGGCTTTTTCGCCCTTTTGCAGATACTCGCGTAGGTGGTTGTAGCCGTTAAAGCCCGTGACCTTGTGGTAAAGGTCGTATAAAAACAGCCGCGCGGCGACGAATGTCCAGTTGGGGCGGTCGATGTCGATCTTATCGACTGCGGTTTTGATGAGGGTCTGCTGGATCTCCTCGGTCGTGATCATGTCGCGAAACTGGATCTTCGCATCCACTTCAAGCTCACTTAAATTTACGTTTTCTAAGCCCTCGACCGCCGCCGTCGTGTATTTTTTTATCTTGCTGATGTCCAGCTCCTCGGTCCTGCCGTTTCGTTTGATTACTTTCATAAATTCTCTTTCTTAATTAGATTTTTATCACTTTACCATGAATAGCCACTGTGGGCTAGAGATTAAATTTTTATGGATTAAGGTAGGAGGAGGTTGCCCCTTGCACGACGGTTTTTATTTGGCTAAAAATTTTCATCATTTACCAAACACCCTACCAAAAATCCTATCCACGTTTTTCGTGTAGTAGCCGTAGTCAAAGCACGCTTTTATCTCATCTTCGCTTAGTGAGCGGCGTAGCTCCTCGTCGGCGAGTAAATTTTGCAAAAACAGGCTGTGTCCGCCCTCGTCGATCGCCTTTTTGCCCTCTTGCAGGTCGGCCCAGACCTTCATCGCGTTTCGTTGCACGATCTTGTAGGCGTCCTCGCGCGAGATGCCGCGTTTTGGCAGCTCCAAAAGTACGCGCCCGGAAAAGACCAGCCCGCCGGTCAAATTTAGATTTTTCATCATATTTTCGGGATAAACGACTAAATTTTGGATGAGGTTTGCCAGGCGTGCGAGCATGAAATCAGCCGTGACGAACGCATCCGGCAGGATAAACCTCTCGACCGAGCTGTGGCTGATGTCGCGCTCGTGCCAAAGGGCGACATTTTCCAGTGCGGGCGTCACGTATGAGCGCAGCATACGGCAAAGTCCGGTGATGTTTTCGCTTAGCACGGGATTTCGCTTGTGCGGCATCGCTGACGAGCCCTTTTGTCCAGGGCTGAAATACTCCTCCGCCTCATAAACCTCCGTGCGTTGGTAGTGGCGGATGGCGATGGCGATCTTTTCGCAGGTCGCGGCGAGTATGGCGATCGCGCTGATGACATGCGCGTAGCGATCGCGCTGGATGACTTGATTTGACGCGGGGGCAGGGCGGAGTCCTAGGATCTCGCAGGTCAGCTCCTCAAATTCCATCGGCGCGTGGGCTAAATTTCCCATCGCTCCGCTTAGTTTGCCGTAGCTCGCGACCTCTTTTGCGTCCGTGATGAGTTTTAGCGCGCGTTTTATCTCGTCGTACCAGATGACTAGCACGAGCCCAAACGTGATCGGCTCGCCGTGGATACCGTGGCTGCGACCGACTATGAGCGTGTTTTTGTGCTCCATCGCGCGGGACTTGACGGCGGAGAGTAAATTTTGGACGTCTTCGATGATGAGCTCCAAGCTACCCTTTATCTGCAATGCCGCCGCCGTGTCGATGCAGTCGCTGCTCGTCATGCCGTAATGCACGAAGCGGCTCTCCTCGCCCAGGCTTTCGCTCACGCTCGTTAAAAACGCGATCACGTCGTGCTTGGTCGTCTTTTCGATCTCGTCGATACGCGCGACGTCAAATTTTGCGTTTTTGCAGATTTTCTCGCAGTCAGCGTCCGCGATGAAGCCAAGCTTATTCCACGCTTTGACCGCGGCTAGTTCGACTTGCAGCCACGCATCGTATTTTGCCTGCACGCTCCACTTTTTTGCCATTTGCTCGCGCGAATATCTCTCTACCATTTATCAGCCTTTTTAGGAAATTTTTGTATAATTTTTTAAGAGTGAAATTATATAAAATTTGGGCTGAAAGGGCGGTTAGGGGTCGCTAAATTTGGGCTTAAATTTTGAACTAAAATTTGATATTAAAGGGTAAAATTTGCCTTATGTTAATAGATTTATCGCTATCGCTCGCTCGCAAAAAGCCTATGAAATTTTGATGAATTTAGGCTTTAAAATGCACGAGGCACAGCGTCTCATCGATAAGGGCAGGCTGCTTTGTGACGGGGCGGTCGTGAGTGAGAAAAACGCCGTTTTGAGCGGTGAAATTCACCTGATCGACTACGAAACGAACCCGCGTGAGCTTAGTCCGATCTTTGAGTGTGATGAGTTTGCCGTGTTTGACAAGCCAAGCGGAGTGCTCAGCCACCCAAACGGTAGGCGCTGCGAGTATAGCCTAAACGATGAAATTTGGCACTTATACGGGCGTGAGGCGGCTGTCACGCATAGGCTAGACCGTGAAACGAGTGGACTCATCGTGGTTTCAAAGAATTTAGCGGCGCAAAAAGAGCTCAAAGCGATGTTTGAGAGTAGGGCGGTGAAAAAGCGCTATGTCGCGCTGGCTCGCGGTGAAATTTGCGAGCCCTTTGTCGTGAATGCGAAAATGGATCTAGCCAGCGACTACGACGATGTGAAAATGCGAATGCAGATTTGTGAGGATGGCAAGGTAGCGGTGACGGAATTTGAGCCGATGGAGTATTTTGCCGACATCGACGCGACGCTCGTGCGAGCCGTACCACTGACCGGCAGGCAGCATCAGATTCGCCTACATTTGTTCCACGTGAAACACGCTATCATCGGCGAGCCGCTTTACGGACTGGCAAAAGAGCAAATCATCAAAATTTTAGACGGCAAAATGAGTGAAACGGAGCGCGTAAATTTAACGGGAGCGTCAAGGCTGCTGCTACATGCGGATGAGATAGAGTTTAAATTTAGAGGGCGGGAATTTCACATAAAGAGCAAATTTAACGCACGAGATGAGTTTTATCGAGTGGCTAAAACCAAGTTTGAATTTGAATCTAAAAATATTTAAGGTATAAATAAAATCGTAAATTATTTTTTGGAAGATATATTAAATAAAATAGCTCTACTTTAAAAGTATTGATTTGCTGATGTTCTGGCATAATAAAATAGGACGAGTGTTGGTCTGCTCGCAGTTGCGAGACGAAGTCGAAGCAAAGCTTTGCTACGAAA containing:
- the purB gene encoding adenylosuccinate lyase encodes the protein MVERYSREQMAKKWSVQAKYDAWLQVELAAVKAWNKLGFIADADCEKICKNAKFDVARIDEIEKTTKHDVIAFLTSVSESLGEESRFVHYGMTSSDCIDTAAALQIKGSLELIIEDVQNLLSAVKSRAMEHKNTLIVGRSHGIHGEPITFGLVLVIWYDEIKRALKLITDAKEVASYGKLSGAMGNLAHAPMEFEELTCEILGLRPAPASNQVIQRDRYAHVISAIAILAATCEKIAIAIRHYQRTEVYEAEEYFSPGQKGSSAMPHKRNPVLSENITGLCRMLRSYVTPALENVALWHERDISHSSVERFILPDAFVTADFMLARLANLIQNLVVYPENMMKNLNLTGGLVFSGRVLLELPKRGISREDAYKIVQRNAMKVWADLQEGKKAIDEGGHSLFLQNLLADEELRRSLSEDEIKACFDYGYYTKNVDRIFGRVFGK
- a CDS encoding pseudouridine synthase family protein, giving the protein MPYVNRFIAIARSQKAYEILMNLGFKMHEAQRLIDKGRLLCDGAVVSEKNAVLSGEIHLIDYETNPRELSPIFECDEFAVFDKPSGVLSHPNGRRCEYSLNDEIWHLYGREAAVTHRLDRETSGLIVVSKNLAAQKELKAMFESRAVKKRYVALARGEICEPFVVNAKMDLASDYDDVKMRMQICEDGKVAVTEFEPMEYFADIDATLVRAVPLTGRQHQIRLHLFHVKHAIIGEPLYGLAKEQIIKILDGKMSETERVNLTGASRLLLHADEIEFKFRGREFHIKSKFNARDEFYRVAKTKFEFESKNI